From Burkholderiales bacterium:
CTGGTGCACAAGCTCGAAGACTGGTGCAAGCGCGCCGAGGCGAGCGGCATCGAAGCGCTGAGCACGTTCTCCCGGCGCCTGCGCTGCTACGCATAAGCGAAACGCAGAAACGAAAAAGCCCGCGAATTCGCGGGCTTTTTTTATTGCATCGCGCCCGGTCAGACCCGGCCTCTTGGGATTGCCCCCCGGTTTTTCACGGCGACAAAAAACCCGCTCGAGGCGGGTTTTTGGTCGCACCGAAAACCAGGGTTACTTGATTTTGGTTTCCTTGTAGATCACGTGCTTGCGCGCGACGGGATCGAATTTCTTGATCTCCATCTTGTCCGGCTTGGTGCGCTTGTTCTTGGTCGTCGTGTAGAAGTGGCCGGTTCCGGCCGTCGACTCCAGCTTGATCTTTTCTCTCATCGCTTAGCTCCCAGTGACGGCAGTTAGATCTCGCCGCGCTCGCGCAGATCGGCGAGGACGACGTCGATGCCCTTCTTGTCGATGGTGCGCAGCCCCGCGTTCGACACGCGCAGGCGCACCCAGCGGTTCTCGCTCTCGACCCAGAAACGGCGCGATTGCAGGTTCGGCAGAAAGCGCCGCTTGGTCTTGTTGTTCGCGTGGGAAACATTGTTCCCGACGATCGGCTTCTTTCCCGTGACTTGACAGACGCGTGCCATGACTATGGCTCCAGAATTCGCAAAACAGCGGATTTTACTGATTTTTTGCCGTGCGCTCAACCCTGGGGACAGAGGCAGGAAGGGCGGTCCGCAAGGAGGGAAACCTCGGTTTCCCTCCTTGGCGTTACCGGGCGAAGCCGAGCGGGGCCTGCTAAAGCAGGCCCCGCTCGGCAAACGACATCGCCGCGTCCCCGCCGACCACGAAATGGTCCAGCACCTTCACGTCCACCAGCGCCAGGGTGTGCTTGAGGGTCTGAGTGAGCGCCTCGTCGGCCCGGCTCGGCTCCGCAACGCCCGACGGGTGATTGTGCGCGAAAATCACCGCCGCGGCGTTGTAGTGCAGCGCCTGCTTCACGATCTCGCGGGGGAATACGCTGGTCTGGGTCAGCGTGCCGCGGAAGAGCTCTTCGACCTCCAGCACCCGGTTCTGCGCGTCGAGAAAGACCCCGACGAAGACTTCGTGCGCCTTGCCCTGCAGCCTCAGCCGCAGGTAATCGCGCACCGCCTGCGGCGACGAGAGCGCCGCGCCGCGGGCGAGCGTCTCGCGGAGCGCGCGGCGGCTCATCTCGAGCACGGCATGGAGCTGAGCGTACTTGGCGTCGCCGAGCCCCGCGATGCCTTCGAACTTCCTCTTGTCCGCGGTGAGCAGCGCGTGCAGCGAGCCGAAGCGCTTCAGCACCTCGCGTGCAAGGTCGACGGCGGTCATCCCCTTGATCCCGGTCCGCAGCAGGATCGCGATGAGCTCCGCGTCCGACAGGAACTCGGGTCCCTTCGCGAGCAGCTTCTCGCGCGGCCTTTCCTCCAGCGGCCAGTCGACGATTCTCATGTCGCGCCCTCCCCTGTCAACCGCTTGTGTGACTAACGTCGCATGTGCGTGCGTCGTCGCCAAGCCATGCGGTCTAAGCTACACTGAGCGCCGCCCGAAAGTGTCCTTACGTGACTGAAACCGCTAAGAAAAAACTCCTCCTCGGCGTGACCGGCGGCGTCGCCGCGTACAAGTCGGCCGAGCTCGTGCGCCGCCTCTCCGAGCGCGGCTTCGAGGTGCACGTCGTGATGACCGCAGCGGCCTGCCGCTTCATCACGCCCGTGACGATGCAGGCGCTGTCGGGAAATCCCGTCTACACCGACATGTGGGACGCGCGCATCCCCGACAACATGGCGCACATCGAGCTCTCGCGCGACAAGGCGTTGATCGTCGTCGCGCCCGCGACCGCCGACTTCATGGCGAAGGCCGCGAACGGCATCGCCGACGATCTGCTGTCCACGCTGTGTCTCGCGCGCGACTGTCCGCTTGCGGTCGCCCCCGCGATGAATCGCCAGATGTGGGAGCACCCGGCGACGCAGCGCAATGTCGCGCAGCTTCGCGCCGACGGCGTCGAGGTCTTCGGCCCCGCGAGCGGCGGCCAGGCGTGCGGCGAAATCGGCATGGGCCGCATGCTCGAAGCGGTGGAAATCGCCGACGCCGTGTCAGCGCTCCTCGCCCCCAAAGCGTTATCCGGAGTGCGCATGCTGATCACCGCCGGCCCGACCTTCGAAGCGGTCGACGCGGTACGCGGCCTCACCAACAAGAGCTCGGGCAAGATGGGTTATTCGGTCGCGCGCGCCGCGATCGACGCGGGTGCGAAGGTCACGCTGGTGTCGGGGCCGACGAGCCTTGCCGCGCCGGCGCAGGCGGAGCGCGTGGACGTCGTCTCGGCGGAAGAGATGCTGAACGCGGTGAAAGCGAGAGTCGCGAACGCCGACATCTTCGTGAGCGTCGCCGCGGTCGCCGATTACCGGCCCGCCAGGCCGAGCGAGCAGAAGATCAAGAAGACCGACGCCGCGATGACGCTGGAGCTCGTGCCGACGACCGACATCCTCGGCACCATCGCGGCGCTGCCGAACGCACCGTTCTGCGTCGGGTTCGCGGCGGAGAGCGAGAAGCTCGAGGAATACGCCGAAGCCAAGCGCAAGCGCAAGAAGCTGCCGCTCCTCGCGGCGAACCTCGCGCAGGAAGCGATCGGCGCGGATGACAATCAGGTCATCCTCTTCGACGACGACGGCGCGCATCCGCTGCCGCGCGCGGCGAAGGAGACGGTGGCGCGACAGCTCGTCGCGCACATCGCGAAGTTATACGGGAAGAAGCGGCGGGGCTGAGAGGCTCTGCCGGAAAGTCAGAATGGATTCCCGCCTGCGCGGGAATGACGAACGCTCCGGATGAAATCGATCGAAGTCAAAATCCTCGACGCGCGGCTGCGCGAGCAGATGCCCGCGTACGCGACGGCGGGCAGCGCCGGCCTCGACCTGCGCGCGTGCCTGCAGTCGCCGCTCACGCTCGAGCCCGGCCAGACCGAGCTCGTGCCTTCGGGCATCGCCATCCATCTCGCCGATCCCGGCCTGGCCGCGATGATCCTGCCGCGCTCGGGCCTCGGCCACAAGCACGGCATCGTGCTCGGCAACCTCGTCGGCCTGATCGACTCCGATTACCAGGGGCAGATCTTCGTCTCGACGTGGAACCGCGGCCGCGCAGCTTTCACCATCGAGCCGATGGAGCGCCTCGCGCAGCTCGTCGTCGTGCCGGTGATACAGGTCGGCTTCGAGGTCGTGGACGAATTCCACGCGAGCAGCCGCGGCGCCGGCGGCTTCGGCAGCACGGGCAAGGCTTGAAGACGGGCGTCGTGCTGTTCGCTCACGGCTCGCGCGATCCCGAGTGGGCGCGGCCGTTCCGCGCGATCGAGCGCAAGGTCGCGCAAGCGAACGCCGACAAGACCGTGGCGCTCGCTTTTCTGGAGCTCATGCAACCTACGCTGCCGGAGGCGATCGATCGCCTGGCCGCCCAAGGCTGCGCGCGCATCACCATCGCGCCGCTCTTCATGGCACAGGGCGCGCATCTGAAGCGCGATCTCGCGAAGATCGTCGAGGAGGCGCGTGCGCGTCATGCGAGCGTCGAGCTCGCAACGCTTCCCGCGGCGGGTGAAGCCGATACGGTCATGGGCGCCATCGCCGCGTGGATCGCGGACAACGTCGATTCGAAGACATGAAAGGACGACAGTGAAGCAGCTCTTCGCCGCATTGGTGCTCGTCGCAGTCAGCGCTCTGGCGCGCGGCGCCGAGCTTCCCGAGATTCCGCTGACCATCGCCGGTCACAAGGCGACCGCGGAAGTCGCCAGCACCGACCCGCAGCGCGCCACGGGGCTGATGCACCGCCGCATGCTGCCGGAGAACCGCGGCATGCTCTTCGTCTTTCCGGACATCGCGATGCACGGGATGTGGATGATGAACACCTACGTGCCGCTGTCGGTCGCCTTCCTCGACCGCGAGGGCCGCATCATCAACATCGAGGACATGCAGCCGCAGACGCAGAACTCGCACACCGCGGCGAAGCCGGCGAAATATGCGCTGGAGATGAACCTCGGCTGGTTCGCCAAGCGCAACATCAAAGCGGGCACCAAGGTCGAAGGACTGGAGAAAGCGGGCCCCGCCCGATAGACAACGAAAAGCCCGCGTCGCCGCGGGCTTTGAAGCGCCGAGCCGCCTCAAGCTTTCGGTGCTGATTCAACGCGGCCGAAAGCAGGTTTTTGCTTTCGGCCGGTTTTTTATCCGAAGACCGCAGTCCTGAACACCCCGCCGCTCGCGACCATGAAGAAGACCATGGGTATCGAGAGCATGGTGTTCGTCCTCGATGCGAGGAAGGCGACGCGGCGCGCTTTAGCCTTCTCTTCGTCGCTCGCGGGCTTCATGCCGAGGATCTTCTGCTGGTTGGGCCAGATCAGCACCCACACGTTGAAGATCATGATCGTGCCCAGCCACGCGCCGACGCCGATCGCGTAGTAAGGCGCGGCACGGAACAGGAACGCGTCGAGGAAGTGCGCGCCGAGGACGGCGGCGCCCATGACCCACGTGGCCACCGCGCCCCAGCGGAACCAGAAGAGCGCGCGCGGTGCGACGTGCTTGGTGATGCCGGCGCCGGTGCCGTCTTTCGCCGCTTCCGCGAGCGCGGGCACCTGCACGAAGTTGAAGTAATAGAGGAGGCCGATCCACATGATGCCGGAAAGGATGTGGAGCCAGCGGCCGAGCCCGAGCTGTATGAATTCGCCCATGGTCCCTCCCCTATTGCAGCGCGAAGCGAACGACGTTGTAGAGGATCAACGTGAGCACGACACCGCTTATGACCGTGCCCCACAGTGAATCGAGTGGATTCTTCATGGCGCCCTCCAAGTTGGTGTAGTAGTTCTTCTCGGACTGCGGCGGCTAGAGTACCGGAAACCGTACGGCCGAGGCAATACCGACGGTATGCGCGCAAAAAAGGGCGCTCGAGGCGCCCTTTGCGTTCATGACAACGTGGTAGCGCGTACGCCGCCTGGTTCCTCGCGGCGAAGGCGCGTCTTACGCCGCGAAGTTCCTCGCGGCGAAGTCCCAATTCACCACGTTCCAGTATGCGGCCACGAAATCGGGCCGCTTGTTGCGGTAATCGACGTAGTACGCGTGCTCCCACACGTCGAGCGTGAGCAGCGGCTTCGCCTCGGTCGTGAGGGGCGTGAACGCGTTGGAGGTGGTCTCGATGCCGACGCTGCCGTCGGGACGCCTGACCAGCCACGCCCAGCCCGAGCCGAACACCGCGACCGCGGCGGCCGAGAACTTCTCGCGGAACTCCTCGAACGATCCGAACGCCTCATCGATCTTCCGCGCGAGCTGGCCGGTGGGCTTGCCGCCGCCGTTGGGCGACATGCTGTGCCAGAAGAACGTGTGGTTCCACGTCTGGGCGGAGTTGTTGAAGATGCCGCCCTGCGATTTGCGCACGATCTCCTCGAGCGGCATGTTTTCGAATTCGGTGCCCTGGATGAGCTTGTTCAGGTTGGTGACGTACGTCTGGTGATGCTTGCCGTAATGGAACTCCAGCGTCTCGCGCGAGATGTGCGGCTCGAGAGCGTTCATCGCATAAGGCAGCGGGGGCAGTTCGTGTTGCACTTCGTGTCTCCTTACGAGTTGCTGTGTAGCGCAGCGCGCATCGCGGGGCGCGACGCACGGGACCGCCGATGATATCAGGCCGCGAGCAGACTTCCGGTCTGCACGGCGGCGATGGCTTTCGCCTGATTCATGTCGACCGTGTAGCCGGCGCCGTAGAGGCAGCAGGCGATCTGGTTCACGAGGGGCAGCGGCATCGGAAGCTCGCCGCGCATGATCGCGCGCGTCCATTCCGCGGTGCCCCGCGCATCGTTCGTGCGCGGAACATTCGACGCGCAGCGTACGCTGCCCGCTTCCGCTTCGAAGAGTAATTCGCCTCTGCCGTTGCGTATGAGCTCCAGGACGGGCCTGCGCCGCGGATCTGCAAAAGGGTCTCCGTGGCCCGCGTCGAGCAGCAGATGGTTGCCTGCGCGCTCGCGTAACAGACCACGTAGCAGCCGCCGTTCCCGCTCGTCGGCCGCGGCGACGACGGTCAGCCCTTCGCCGCGAAAGGGATCGACGAAGCGCGCGAGGCGCTCGGCGAAACCGCCGAAGCCGATGCGGCCTCTCAATGCGAGCAGATCGGCGAGGCCGGGTGACAGCACGGCGGTGGGCACGAAGGCGAAGCCCGCCTCGTCCAGCTCTTTTTGCGCCTGCGACAGCGTGACGCTCGGCAGGAGGCCGAGCTCGCGAAAGACCTGCGCCGACACGACGCGCCCCGGCGTGCCCAGCACGCCGTGGACGACGACCTGCAGCGTCAGCCGCTGCAGCGCGAGGGCGAGGAGCGGCAGGAGGTTGGGACCGTCGGCGCTGCCGATGTGGCCGGCCAGCACGACCGGGCGCACCCCCGACGGATGGGCACGCAGGCGAAAGCAGCGCTCGGACAGCGCGGACTCGCAGCCCGCGAGCTCGGCGATCTCGTCGGCGCGCGCGTCGAGCAGCGCCAGCAATGCGCCCTGCTCGAGCTCGGGAACGCCGCCGTCGAGCAAGGCCGCGGTCGTCTGACGCGCCACGGCTTCGGACAGGCGCTCGCGCCGAGTGAGAGTCTTCAACGCCACGGCCAGGCTCATCTCCGCCTTTCGGGCCGCCCTGTCGCGACCGTTAAACACGATGGCGGCTGTCAAAAGCAACGCCTATGCCAATGAGATAAGCGCTTGGCTGCAGGCGATTTCGCCCGGCGGACGCGCGCCAGCGGTGCGTTGCGTGCGCGCAACGGCCGCTTTTTGGTGCGGCAAAAGCCCTCGAAATATGCCTTCCGGAATACCCTCGAACCGTGGGTGTATTAGAATTGTTCAAACCAAAACTAGAAACAGGGGCGATCATGAGAACAGCGACTTACGCGTGGCTCATCGCCGGTTTGGTTTGCTGTCAGGGTATTTCCTACGCGGGTGAAGGGTCTTCGCTGCGCGGGCTCAAAGCCCCGCGGGACTCGGTCGAGGCGGTGGGCTTGTCCTTGGCCGCGGACCGCACCGAACAGGGACTCGACCTGCATGCTGCCGCGCTGCGTGACGACCTCGCGCCGAGGCTGACGCTGTACACCGGCACGCGCGAGTCTCTCCACTTTGCCGCGGGCCATGCCGCTTACACCACGAGCCTGCATCAGGCCGCGGGACTGCCGGCAAGCGCGATCCCGCATTCGCCTTTCGATCCGCGCTTCACGGGCGCGCCCCGCTACACGCTCTCCAGCCAGGTCACGCAAAGCCTGCCCGGCGGCTGGGGCGTCGGCTTCGGACTGCGCCAGACCGATTACGGCTTCGCGACGGGCAACCTGCTGGCGCTGTCGGCCGAGCGCTACTTCGGCAACGTTCGCGGCGCGTACACGCTGTATTCGAACGGCGCGAACGGCGGCGGCTTCGGCGCCGCGCATCGCTTCCAGGTCAACTACCTCTACGGCGAGCGCAACGTCGTCGGTCTCGCCTACACCACGGGCCGCGACATCGAGAACATGAACATCTCGGCGGTCGGCCTGCCCGTCGCGGACAGCCGCGACGTCACGCTCTCCGGCCGCCACTGGCTCTCCACCAACTGGGCGCTCACGTACGACGTGGTGTCCCAGGAGCAGAGCCTCTGGAACAAGAGCCGGCAGGGCCTGCGCCTCGGGGTGAGCCGCAGCTTCTAGGCGTTCGCCTCATTTCCCGCCGCCGGTCAGCGGCACGAAACGCACCGCGAGCACCGGGCGGCGGCTCACGCCGCCGTCGCTGCCCTTCCGGATCAGGTACAGCGTCTGCGCGCCCAGTTGCGGGCCGAGCGGGATGACCAGCCGTCCGCCCGGCCTGAGCTGGCGCGTGAGCTCGTCGGGCACCTCCGGCGGCGCGGCAGTGACGATGATCGAATCGAAAGGCGCCTGCTCGGGCCAGCCCTGATACCCGTCGCCGATGCGCGTCTCGACCGACGCGTAGCCGAGCTCCTTCAGCCGCCTCGAAGCCTCGCGCCCGAGCGGCTCGACGATCTCGATCGAATAGACTTTCGCGCCGAGCTCGGCGAGCACGGCAGCCTGGTAACCCGACCCGGTCCCGATCTCGAGCACCTTGTCGCCGGGCTTGATCTCGAGCAGATCGGTCATCAGCGCGACGATGAAAGGCTGGGAGATCGTCTGGCCCTGTCCGATCGACAGCGGCTGGTTGCGGTAGGCGACGCGCTCGTCGCCCGCGGCGACGAGCCGATGCCGCGGCACGCGCGCGAGCGCCTGCATCACGCGATCGCTCAGGGCGTCGCGGCCGGTCTCCGTCGCGGTCTCGCGGGTGGTGCGCGCGATGTCGTCGAGCATCGCCCGCTTCTCGGCGGCGTAGCGGTCCTGGGCGTCGGCGTCCATGGCGAGCGCGGAAGCAAGCAGCGCACCTTTGAGCGCGCGCCGAAAGAAAAAGGGCATACCCATAAGAGTATGCCCTTTCCCGCGCAGCGGAAAAAATGGATCCCCGCCTGCGCGGGGATGACGACGCGCGCCTGCTGGCGACTCGTCAAGCGGAAAACGGATCCCCGCCTACGCGGGGATGACGAGTCGCGCTTGCGCGCGCCTCGTCACTTGGAGAGGCAGTCTTTCATGAAGGCTTTGCGCTCGTCGCCTTTCATCTTCTTCTCGCCGGCTTCCTTGTTGCAGGCTTTCATCTTGTCCTGCTGGGCCGCCTGTTTGGGCGTGGCCTCGGCTTTCTTGTCCATCTCCCCGCCGCCCTTGAGGCACGAGCTCATGAATTTCTTGCGGTCGTCGCCTTTCTTGTCGCCGGCCTTGGCCGAGCAGTCCTTCATCCGTTCCTGCTGGGCCTTCTGCTTCTCCGACGGCTCCTTCTTGTCGCCCTTGGCGGACTTCTCGGCGGCCATCGGCGACTTCTTTTCCGCGTCCTTGGCCTTGTCCTGGGCGAACACCGGCGCCGCCGCCAGCATGAAGCACACCGCCGCGATCAAACCTTTCATATCTCCTCCCGTGAAGTGGCGCCGGCCGCTGCCGGCACTCACCTAACGCGCCAGCGCGGCGTTCCGCTGACAGCGCCTATCTTTCCGAGCCCTTGATGAATTCGTCGAGCACGGCGCACCACGCCGCGGCGAGATTGCCTCGGTTGTAACCGCCGCCGCCGAAACCCATGATGCGGCCGTCGCACAGCTCGTTCGCGAGGCCGCAGAGGCTGCGCGCCGCGTGGGCGTGTGCTTTCGGGGTGTACTGCAGGTGCGCGAGCGGGTCGCCCGCGATGCTGTCGGCGCCGCACTGGAAGATGATGAATTCCGGCTGGTGCGCGCGCACGTGGTCGACGACGCGCTCCCATGCCGCGTAGAACTCGGTGTCGCCCCAGCCGGGCTGCATCGGGATGTTGAGCTTGAGGCCCGCGCCCGCTCCCTTGCCCTGCTCGTAGTCGTGGCCGGTGCCGGGATAGAGATAATGACCGTCCTCGTGGATGTCGGCGTAGACGAGGTCCGGATCTTCTTCGTAGGGATAGTAGAGGCCGTCGCCGTGATGCACGTCGATGTCGACGTAAGCGACGCGCTTGACGCCGTACTGGCTGCGCAACGTATCGATGACGACGCCGCAATCGTTGAACACGCAAAACCCGGCCGCGCCCGCGCGGCGCGCGTGGTGCAGGCCGCCGATCGGTTGGAAGGTGCGCAGCGTCTCGCCGCTCATCACGCGGTCGAGGCCGTTGAGCGCGGCGCCGACCACGTTGGCGGACGCATCGTACACGCCGGGATACGCCGGGGTGTCTCCGTAGTCGATCGAGCCGTAGCCTTCGTGCGACAGCACGCGCACGCGCTCGACGTGCTCGTGCTTGTGAAAGCGCTCGATCTCCTCGCGCGTCGCCTCGCGCGGCTCGCGCAAGCTGACGCGGCTCGGCAAGCCTTGTTTCGCCGCCTCTTTCCAGAACGCGTCCTGCCGGTCGGGGCCGAACGGGTGTCCGTGCGGAAACCCGTAACGCCCGAGCGCATCACCCACGTAAAGCTCGACTTCCTGACTCATCGCGCACCTCCGTCGCGGAATTATGAACGATGCGCGCAGCTCCGCCCCGCGTGTGGTAATTGTTGCGCTTGCGTGCGCTCTTATGGCCCATGCCTGGTGCAAGGTCTCAAGTACAGCGGCAGGCCGAGGAATTGCTTCCGCGACTGAAAGCCATGACCAATCTCACCGATCACGACATCTACCTCTTCAGGGAAGGTAGCCACGCCCGGCTGTACGAAAAGCTGGGCTGTCACTTCGTGTCCGACGATACCGCGCATTTCGCGGTATGGGCGCCCAGCGCGCGATCGGTCGCCGTCGTCGGCGACTTCAACGGCTGGACCGCGGCCGCCAACGAGCTCAAGCCGCGCTGGGACGGATCGGGCATCTGGGAAGGCGACGTCTCCGGCGTCAAAGTCGGCGCCGCTTACAAGTACCGCATCGTGTCGCCGTACGGCAGCGCCACCGACAAGGGCGATCCGTACGCGCTGTACTGGGAAGAGCCCCCGCGCACCGCGTCGCGCGTGTGGAAGCTCGATTACGAGTGGAACGACACCGACTGGATGCGCAGCCGCGCTTTGATGAACGGCCTCGCCGCGCCGATGTCGATCTACGAAGTGCACCTCGGCTCGTGGCGGCGCGGCGCCGACGGCAAGTCGCTGACCTACCGCGCGATCGCCCACGAGCTCGTCGAGCACGTGAAGCGCACCGGCTTCACCCACGTTGAGATCATGCCCATCACCGAGCACCCGTTCTACGGCTCGTGGGGCTACCAGACGACGGGCTACTTCGCGCCGACCTCACGCTACGGCTCGCCGCAGGATTTCATGTACTTCGTCGACACGCTGCACCAGAACGGCATCGGCGTTATCCTCGACTGGGTGCCTTCGCACTTCCCGAACGACGAGCACGGGCTCTATCGCTTCGACGGCACCCACCTCTACGAGCACGCCGATCCGCGCCAGGGCTTTCACCCCGACTGGAACAGCGCGATCTTCAACTACGGCCGGCACGAGGTGCGGGGCTTCCTCACGTCGAGCGCGCTGTTCTGGCTCGAGAAATATCACCTCGACGGCCTGCGCGTGGACGCGGTCGCCTCGATGCTCTACCTCGATTACGCACGCAAGCACGGCGAGTGGATACCGAACCAGTACGGCGGGCGCGAGAACCTCGAAGCGATCCACTTCCTGCGCAGCCTCAACGAAGCGGTGTACCGCGACCATCCCGACGTCCAGGTCATCGCGGAGGAGTCGACGGCGTGGCCGATGGTGTCCCGCCCGACCTACATCGGCGGCCTGGGTTTCGGCCTGAAGTGGAACATGGGATGGATGCACGACACGCTGCATTACTTCAGGGAAGACCCGGTTCACCGCAAGTATCACCACGGCGAGCTCACGTTCTCGCTGATCTACGCGTTCAACGAGAACTTCGCGCTGCCGCTCTCGCACGACGAGGTGGTGCACGGCAAGGGCTCGCTCATCGGCAAGATGCCGGGCGACAACTGGCAGCAGTTCGCCAACCTGCGTGCGCTGTACGGCTACATGTGGGCGCATCCCGGCAAGAAGCTCCTCTTCATGGGCGGCGAATTCGGCCAGCGCCGCGAATGGCAGCACGAGGAAAGCCTCGAATGGTGGGTGCTCCAGTACCCCGACCACAGCGGCGTCATGCACTGGATCGCCGATCTCAACAGGGTCTACGCCTCCGAGCCCGCGCTGCACGAGGTCGATTTCGAGCCCGGCGGCTTCGAGTGGATCGACGCGCAGAACGGCGAGATGTCGACGCTGTCGTTCGTGCGCAAATCGCGCGACGGCCGGGACATGATCCTCGTGGTCTGCAACCTGACGCCGGTGCCGCGCGAGAACTTCCTGCTCGGCGTGCCGCAGCCGGGCTTCTGGCGCGAGATGCTCAATTCGGACGCGGCATGCTACGCCGGCAGCGGCGTCGGCAACTCGGGCGGCGCGCACTCCTCGCCCGTCCCGGCCCATGGCCGGTATCATGCGATTCGCATAACCCTGCCGCCGCTGTCGGTGGTGTATTTCAAGCATGAGCGCTAAGACCACACGAAAAGAACCCAAAGTAGCCGCCGGAAGTAACGACGCGGCAAGAGCGGCCGCGCAAGGCGCGCCGGGCACCGCAGCCGAGAAGCTCGAAGGCACGACTTTGAGGCCGCGCGCGCCCCGGCAGAGCAAATCCGGCGCGCAGAGCGATCCCGGCGCTGCGAAGCCCGCCCGGCGCGGCGGGCAGGACGGGCGCATCCGCGCGATCATCGACCGCGTCATCCCCGAAGTCGACTGCGGCCGCTTCGCGGTGAAGCGCGTGGTCGGCGACACCATGAACGTCGAGGCGCACGTCTTCACCGACGGCCACGACACGCTCGCGGTCGTGCTGCGCCATCGCCACGAGAGCGAGAGCGAATGGCGCGAGACGCCGATGGCGCTGCGCTACAACGACGAATGGCTCGCGAGCTTTCCGCT
This genomic window contains:
- the glgB gene encoding 1,4-alpha-glucan branching protein GlgB, coding for MTNLTDHDIYLFREGSHARLYEKLGCHFVSDDTAHFAVWAPSARSVAVVGDFNGWTAAANELKPRWDGSGIWEGDVSGVKVGAAYKYRIVSPYGSATDKGDPYALYWEEPPRTASRVWKLDYEWNDTDWMRSRALMNGLAAPMSIYEVHLGSWRRGADGKSLTYRAIAHELVEHVKRTGFTHVEIMPITEHPFYGSWGYQTTGYFAPTSRYGSPQDFMYFVDTLHQNGIGVILDWVPSHFPNDEHGLYRFDGTHLYEHADPRQGFHPDWNSAIFNYGRHEVRGFLTSSALFWLEKYHLDGLRVDAVASMLYLDYARKHGEWIPNQYGGRENLEAIHFLRSLNEAVYRDHPDVQVIAEESTAWPMVSRPTYIGGLGFGLKWNMGWMHDTLHYFREDPVHRKYHHGELTFSLIYAFNENFALPLSHDEVVHGKGSLIGKMPGDNWQQFANLRALYGYMWAHPGKKLLFMGGEFGQRREWQHEESLEWWVLQYPDHSGVMHWIADLNRVYASEPALHEVDFEPGGFEWIDAQNGEMSTLSFVRKSRDGRDMILVVCNLTPVPRENFLLGVPQPGFWREMLNSDAACYAGSGVGNSGGAHSSPVPAHGRYHAIRITLPPLSVVYFKHER